The following nucleotide sequence is from Pseudonocardia sp. C8.
GCTTACGGCAGGCGGCCCAGATCGTCCTGCAAGATCCTGACGACCAGTTGTTCGCCGCCGACGTCGCTCAGGACGTGTCGTTCGGTCCACTGAACCTCGGTCTGCCGGTCGACGTCGTCGATGCTCGCGTCGCCACCGCACTGGCTGCTGTCGGGGTGACCGACCTCGCTGACCGGCCGACCCACCACCTGTCCTTCGGACAGCGAAAGAGGGTGGCGATCGCCGGTGCGCTGGCGATGCACCCCCGCGTGCTGGTGCTCGACGAACCGACCGCCGGGCTGGACCCGGCAGGCGTCGAGGAACTGATCGCCGTCCTGGGCCAGTTGCACGACGCCGGTACCGCGATCGTGCTCTCGACGCACGATGTGGATCTTGCCTACCGTTGGGCCGATGAGATCGCCCTCGTGGAGCGGGGTCGAGTGCGGCTCGGCCCCGCGAGTTGGATCGTCGACCACCCGCACGCGCTTGCTTCCGCACGACTGGGGCCGGCCTGGGCGCCTGCCGTCGCCCAGCTCCTGGAGATGACCGGCTACCGAGGACCCGCCCCGCGCACGGCTGCCCAGCTCCACGAGCTGATCGGAGTTCCGGGCCCGCAGGGAACGTCCCGCATCTGGGCCGACGACGCGGCTCCGGAGTGGGCGCTCGAGCGGTAGGGTCTCGGAGGTAACGTCACGATCAGTGCGTCGATGAGCGCGCGGGGTTACGGGAGTGCGACGGTGTTGTGCCAGGGCTCCCGGACAGGGAACACTTGGCGTCCGGCAGGCCCAGGTGCTGAGAAGTCGATCTGCTCCACGGACCCGCGAGTACGCTGATGATCCTCGAGCGATGGTGCGGAGGACCGTATGGCAGGTGACGACGTCCTCGACATCGCCTTCGTCGTCCCCGAGAGCGGGCCGTCGGGTATTTACGGCCCGTCCTGCCAGACCAGCGGCCGCCTCGCCGCCATGGAGATAAACGAAGCCGGCGGGATCCTGGGCCGGGAGGTTCGCCTCCGTACCGTCGACGGTGGCCAGGAGCCGTCGCGGGTCGCCGCCGCAGTCGAGCAGCTGGTCGTGACGGGCCGGGTCGAGGCGGTCACCGGGTGGCACACCTCTGCCGTACGGGAGCAGCTGGTGCCACGGGTGTGCGGCCGAGTGCCCTACATCTACACCGCGGTGTACGAGGGCGGGGAGCACACTCCGGGCGTGTTCCTGACCGGTGAGACGCCGTCGAACCAGGTGTTCCCTGCGATGCGATGGATGTCGGAGGAGCTGGGAATCAGGAGCTGGGCGATCGTCGGGAACGACTACGTCTGGCCCAGAATGTCCGCCCGGGCGGCTCGTGGTTATGCCGAGCAGGTACGGGCGGAGGTCCGGGACGAGATCTTCGTGCCGGTGGGCTCGGAGAACTTCGGCGGGGTCGTGCGGCGCCTCGAGGACTCGAAGGTCGACGGAGTGTTGATGTTCCTGTTGGGCTCGGACGCGGTCCGGTTCAACCGCGCGTTCACCGCGAGGGGGGCCCACGAGCGGTGCGTGCGGTTGAGCCCGCTGATGGACGAGAACATGTTGATGGCAACGGGAGCCGCCAACACCCACGATCTCTTCTCGGCGGCCGGCTTCTTCGAGACACTCGGGACCGCCTACGGGCTTGATTTCGAACGGCGGTACATGAACCTGGCGGGACCCAGCGCGCCGGCGGTCGCGTCGCCGGGGGAGTCGTGCTACGAGGGTGTCACCCTGCTTGCAGAGCTCGCGTCCGCTGCCCGTGCGACCGACGTCGGTCGGATCAGCCGGGCGTCCGATGTCGTCTCGTACGAGGGGCCGCGCGGGCCGGTGCGGATGTGTAACCAGCATCTGCTCCAGCCGACCTACCTGGCGCGTGCCGACGGCCTGGAGTTCGATGTCCTCACCGAACTCCACGGCGCAGGGTGAGTACCGTCCTGCAGTCCGACAGCTCGTCCGGTTCGCTCCTCATGCGGACGGTTCACCGGTCTCGGCTCGCCGACGGCCGGTAGCTCCGACCGGGGCGGGGGGCGTGCCGATGTGACGCCCCGCGCCGACTGCGTGCGCAGTGCGGACGCGCAGGCGCTGGTCGAATCGATCGGCTCCACGATCCGGCGACGGGGCCGGCGGACCGGTCCGATCGGATCAGGGCGTCGGTGTCCGCGCTTTCGTGGTGCGCGGGCGCCCGGACCGGGATCGAAGCGGACCGATAACTTCGGCTTGACAAACTACCGATCTGAAGTAATTCTGGGTCCAACGTCGGCCCCCGACCGGACGAGCGGTCGAGGAACGGGGTGTCGGCGCGGGACCGTGGGACGTCGAGGTCTGCGGGGTCGGACATGGAGGGCACGGTCGAGGACCTGTTCGAGCTACGTGCGCTCGTGGCCTGTCACGATGTGCTGCTCTCGATCGCCTGCCGGGCCGCACGAGTCGCGGCACTCCGTGATGACCTCTACGTGCTTCCGCTGCCGAAGATGCTGGATGCCGGAGTGCTGGGCGTGCAGGGTGTCCCGGTTCCCCCGGAGACCGGTTTCCGGTGGATGACCCCGGCGATCTACGAGGTGATCGGACACGCGTCGTTCGTCGGGCCGGTCGGGTACCTGGAGATCCATTGCACGGTGACGTCGGCACGGCAGGCCGCAGCGGTGTGGGTGAACGGCTCTGCCGCCTACGGGCCCGACTACCTGCTGCCGTCCCGCGCGCATCCCGTGCGCGAGCCGACGCCGGTCGGTGAGGCTTTGAGCCGCCTCGGTCTCCTGACGGACGGACTCTCGGAGGAGCTCGCAGTGTCCGGGCTCGATCGATGCCGTAGCACCGACGACTGGTTCGCGATGGCCGACCAGGTCGTGAGGCAGCGGACATGACCTGCGCGTGGGAGGTGATCGGGCTGCGCTCGCCGTGCCGAGCGATTCGTTCCGTTCGGATGTATTGCATTCTGGCTCTTTTCCAGTAGGTTACATCTGTCGGCCACACGCCCGGACCGGGCAGCGTCATCGGTCAACCCGAGGAACGAAGGAGGTACCGACTCCGACCCGGTCCCGACCGAGGAGCCGGGCGGAGGCTTCCCGACTCCCTCGGTCTCGTTCGGGACGGGGTCAACGGGCCACGAACCCCTCCGTCCGGAGCAAGGAACCGCGCTCGAAGCGTTTCGGGCCCGGGGATCAGCGGCTGTTGCCGCTTTCGCTAGCGGGACCAAGGCTGCGCTCCGCTAGGCAACACGAGATTGGAGATCGAACATGACAGGTGCGAACGGCCACGGCCACGGCCACGGCCACGCCACGTCGGGTGCGGACGCCTCCCGGGTAGAGGACCTGGTGCAGCGCCGGGTCCACGAGGCAGGTGAGCATGAGGGCCCCTTCTCCATCCACGTGCTCGGTATCGGCAAGACCGGCGCCAACGTGGTGGAGAGCTTCGTCCGTGCGGCAGCGGATTCTCCGTTGGCCGACAACGCGAACGGGTTCAGCGCGCTCGCGATCGACATCGGTGACGCCGACCTCGCCGGCGCCCGCGCGGCCGGCAAGAAGGCACCGGCCGGTTCGGTCCAGACGGTGGCGCTGCCGGCGCTGGACTCGACGACGCTGTTCAGCGGGCTCCGGCGGTATCGCGAGTTCCTCAAGGCCGAGTTCCCGCGCTACTACTGGAACCCCAACTACGAGCCCTGGGTGCCCAACGACCTCGAGATCCCTGCGGCGGACGAGCACTTCCCCCGCGCCCTGGCCAAGGCCATCTACGGTGTCGAGTACTACCAGGGCCACGAGGTCGCGCAGGAACTCAACAAGTTCGTCGCCGGGATCCTGAACAGCCCCGCGACTCCGATCGTCTGCGTGGCGTTCAGCCTGGCCGGCGGCACCGGTAGCGGCATCGTGGTCGACCTCGCGCGGCACCTGTCGAACATCAAGCTGGGCCGGCGGCCCTGGGTCCTGGGCATGGGCGTGCTGCCCTGCGAGGGCGACACCGACGAGGTGTGGGACGGCCGCCTGTTCCCGTCGATCAACGAGCTGGACTGCATGGTCGACGGGGAGAAGAACCAGGGCGTCATGACCGTCTGGGGGGACCTGTACAAGAACCCCTTCACCGCAGGCTTCTTCGCCGTCCCGCAGAACGCCGTCTACGAGCGAACCGGTGACATCGAGGCGACCCATCGGATCATCGACGACGGACTCGCCGCATTCCTGGTGCGTGACGGAGGAAAGCACGTCTATGAGTCGATCAAGGCGCTGAACTGGCTGAATGTCGATGCCAGCAGCTGGCACCCGGCCATTCGCAGTGATCAGACCGACCGGTGGATCAACCTGCTCGCCGTCGACGCGCCCGAGCACACCCCGGGGGTGAGCGGCCGTGAGCTCGTCGATGGAGCCGAGCCGCGGTTCGCGGAGGTTCGCCGGTTCGGGGCGGCGGCCGCGGGCGACAACTCCGAGATCCAGCTGCCGGCGGCGCAGGCCGGCCCGGCAGTCGCCACCTACCCGGAGGCGAAGCTCGAAGGCACCACCGCATTCGTCGCCAAGCTCAGCAAGCTGGACCTGCGCTGGTTCGTTCCGACCCGGGACGCCTACGACAGCTTCGACTGGGAGCAGAAGCTGATGGCCCACTCCTGGATCCTCGACCTCGGCGTCATGCTGTGTGAGCCGTCCACGCGGTTCGAGTCCATGGGTGGAGAGTGCCTGCTGGGCTGCGCGTGCTGGGTCGTCGTGCCCCATGCCGCGATCCGCGGCGAAGAGCCCGCCGACATCCAGCTCGCCTGATCGCCGGGGGTGGATCACAGATGCCTTTGGACTGGGCCCGAGTCATGGAGCGCTACCGGGACGGTGCCGAGGTCGACTCCCTCCCCGGCACCGCGACGTTGTCGGTGAGCGGTGCCGACGAGGAGAAGATCTACGTCAAGCACCGCCTGTGGAAGGCATCGTTGAGCCGCGAGAATCTCGAACGGGCGATCGACCTGGTCGACAAGGGAGAGATGACCAGGGACGCCGCCGACTTCATCGACCAGTACCGCACGGCCGTGGCCGACGAACGGCCCACGACCGCAGCCACGGTCCTCAAGGACCTCGGCTATCTCGACTAGGAGCGTAGACCCGACATGAGTGGACTCTCGCTTTACCACAGTGCTACCGGAAAGCAGGCGCCGCACTGCATCCACGCTGTGGGAATCGGCAAGACCGGCGCTCAGATGATCGACGCACTGATGCGCACAGGCGAACTCGAGGACATGCTCGACGATCCGCGTGCGCGCTTCACCGCGCTGGCCGTCGACATCGGCGACGCCGACATGCGGCAGATGCGACAGTACGGGGACTCGTTCCTCGACCGGCTCCGCGAGCGGGAGATCCCGACCGACCGGGCCCAGATCCGTTCGGTCGACCTACCCGTTCCCGGCGCGGACGAGCTCTCTCGGTCGCTCGAGCGATACCCCGAGTGGCTCGCCGAGGAGTACCCCCGGTTCGACTACCGCCCCGCATTCGTGCCGTGGCTGCCGCCGAACGTGACGCTGCCGACGGCCGACAAGAACTACGTCGGTCAGCTGGAGCAGCCTGCGCAGGAGGAGCATTTCCCCCGGGCGGTGGCGAAGGCCATCTACGGCCACGCCTACTACGGCAGCGACGGGACGCTCAGGAAGGAACTCGACGACTTCGCCCGTAGCGTCGACCAGACCCGCCTGCCGTCGATCGTCCTGGTGTTCTTCGGAATCGGCGGCGGCACCGGAAGCGGCATGGTGGTCGATCTGGCTCGCCACCTGACCAATGTCCGGCTGGGCCGGCGCGTACCGGTTGTCGGTGTCGGCTCCCTGCCGTGCTCCGGAGACCCGGAGTACCAGCGCGGAGCGAGCGTGTACGCCACGCTCAACGACCTCGACTGCATGCTCGACGAGACCAAGAACGCGGCGATCACCTCGGTGTGGGGCGACCTGTACAAGAACCCGTTCAACGGCGGTTTCCTGGCCCTGCCCCAAGAGCAGTCCTGGGAACGCCTGCACCGCTACACCACGATCACCAAGGGCGTGCTTCCCGAGGTCCGGCACTACCAGGCGCTGCACGTCACGAACAAGTTCGTCGACGACTCGTTCTGCCGATACGTGCTCAACGACTACGGGCGCGAGCTGTTCCGCGTGCTGCGTCCCTCGGGCTACACCGGCGCGCCGCACGAGCGCATCAGCCCCGGAGCCCGGACGTGGACGTTGTTCAACGTCGCAAAGCTGACGCACCCGGGTGTGCAGGTACTGCCCGGGGAGCCGATGAGCAAGTGGCGGGACATGATCGGAACCTGGGTCGGCTACCTGCCGAAGTGGATGGGTGTGCGCGAGGGTTTCAAGACCGACTACATCGAGGCGCACACGTTCTCTGCCCGGTCGCGCTGGAACGACCGGCTGCAGAAGAAGCTGGAAGAGACACTGAGCCGGTACCTGCTTCCAGGTGACGACGGGACACTGCGCACCTCGGTCGGTGAGTTCTTCGACGAGCTCACCGTCTACACCAACATCATCATGACGGGGGTGGCCCGGCCCGATCTCGTGGCCTTCCAGGAGAGCCGCGCCATCTACGACGCTCTGCCCGAGCAGGATCGGCTCGCACACCATTCGTTCCTGCTCGAACTGGGGATCGCCCTCAGTGAGCGGAACCAGGAGTTCGGGGACTACGCCGGTAAGGCGCTGGGAGAGGGCGCGGTCCCGACGACCATCAGCTACGACGACATCCGCGGCGAGGCCGCTCTGCCCTCGACCGGCGTGGAGATCCAGACCGCCAACATCTCCGCGGCGGTCACGACGGTGGTCCCCACCCCGTGACCGGCGGTTGACCCCAGCAGCATCGGGTCGACGCCGCCCCCTCGCCACCTGGTGGCGAGGGGGCGGCTCGCCGTGGGAACTGGTGCAGTGAGACTCCCGGCCGTTCACCCGAGACCATCCCGAGGGGCACGATGACGCAGCCATCCACGCTGGAGCCGGACGAGTACGACGAGTGGCTGGACCGCGTCCGATCCACCTACGAAGCCGTGCGCTTCACCTGCCACCATCGACTGGGGGACCGGCTGCTCGCCAGCCGGGTCAGCGCACAGGTCGTCGCCGGCATGCTCGCCCGGCCAGGCGTCTTTCGCTTCTTCGGGATGCCCTTCTCCGCCCGCGTCGGCCACCTGGCCGAGGAGCAGATCGCCGCTGCCCGGAGGGGCGAGCTACAGGGCTCGGCCGTCTGGCCGGAGCTGGAACGGCGACTCCGAGAGCTGACCGAGCAGCAGCGGCGTGTGTTCGTCCTCAGCTTCGTGCACGGAAGCGGCACCGAGGAGACCGCCAGGAAACTGGGCGTACCGGAAGAGGTCGCTCATGATCTCCGCGACGACGTGCTGCGTCTCGTGCGCGGCATCGCGGGTACGAACGAGATCCCTGGCGACGGCACCTGACGGTGCGGATCCATCCATCCATCGGTCCGTGACGAGATCTGCGACGGTGAAAGGAGATCGCGATGATCGAGTGGTCGGACTTGATCGAGAGGCTCGAACCGGGAGACGTCCTGCAGCCACTCGCGGGCAGTTCTCGTCTCCGGGTCGAGAGCATCGACTCGGAGCAGCTCTGCCTCCGCCAGCAACTGTGGCGAGCCTGCCTGACACCGGACGATCTTCGAACGGCCGTGGCCGTCCTCGAGCAGGCACCGGCGGGGACCACACCCCTCGAGCTCGCGGAGCAGATCAGGGCCCGCTATTCGTCGGGATCGGAGGTGACGGTGGGCTGCAGCCGAGTGCCCAACCTCAGCGCCGTCGTGCTGCACCATCTGGGTGCGATCGTCTGATTCGAATGCCGGCGCTCGATCGGGCTTGCCCGCTCCGCAGCTGCGACGCGGGCAAGCCGAGCTCAGGTGCAGTGCTACGCCCCGTTGTCGGTACGCACGTCCAGCCAGTCGGATGTTCGACGGTGCCGGTGCAGGCCGACGACGAGGAACGGGTCGTAACGGGGGTCTCCCCGAACACCGAGGGCACGGAGCGCCACCGAAATGGGCGCGCTCGACGGGTGGAACACCTCGTGTGGTCCGAGCAGGAGCGGGCCGGTCACGAGCCCGCCGCCCGTCCACACGGCCGCGGCCTGGCGGCCACGTGACTCGGAGTACTCCGCCTCGGCGTAGGCCACGCTCCCGTCGGCCGACGCGAGCTCGATGAAGTCGAGGAGGCAGCGGGTGAGTCTGGTGAATCCGGACTCAGGACCGAGCAGCATCGTCCTACTGCGGTGGGCGGGTGCAGCTTCGTCCCCTGGCCCTCCGCCGGGGTTTCCCGGTCGGTCCGGCACCCCGGCGGACCGCTGTAGCACCGGGACGAGGCAGAGGTCGGCCGCGTCGAGATCGAGAACCGGGATGGCAGGCCCGTCGGGCTCCAGAGCCCATGTCAACCGATCGATCCGACGCCGCGCGCCGATCACGGCTGCGAGCTCGTAGTGCTGCCAGCAGTCGGGCTCCACACGTCACTCCAGCACACCGAGGTCTTTGAGAACATGAGCGACGGATGTCGCGCGGACGTCAGCGACCATGACCCGGTACTCCTCGACGAATCGGCCCGCGTCGCGGCTCATCCGTCCGGCGTCGATCAACTCGACGGCCTTCTCGAGGTCCGTGCGACGCAGGACGTCACTCCAGAGCGGGTTGCGGATGTGGACACCTTCATCGTCCACATCGGTGACGTGGAGGGTTCGCCCGCCGGCGACGGTCGGGATGTGCGCACCGCCCTCGTACCGACGTTCCACATCGGTCCATGTCATCGGCACCGTGTCGGCTCCCTCCGGGCAGGTTCGCGTAGCGAGGCCGTCAGGGGTCGGTCTCCGGGACTCGGCTGGCGGACCTCGATGGCTCTCGAAGAACCTTATCATGTGCAATACTCTCATTGGGAAGCGAAAGTTGGTCAGTGGCACGCCGTCGCCCGACGCCGTGCAGGTTGACGGGCGACGGGTCGTACGAGCGATATGTCACGAACCTGTCGAGCGTGCACTGCGAGGCAGGTACCTTCATCATGGCAATGTTCAGTTCGACAGCATGGGCGCCGCGCACCTCGGTTCGCGCCGCGTCGGAGCCCGCTCTGGGCGGACGGGGGAAGTGCGATGGAGTCTGACCGAAAAACGCTGCGCGTCGTCCGACGGGCGGCTGAGGGGCCACCCCTCGGGCGCCTCCTGGGGCAGGTCGATCGAGAGCTGGCGCGGCAGACCGAGGTGGAGGTGCTCGTCGACCACCGGCTGTCGATCGATCAGTGGCGTGTCCTCGACATCCTCGCCGACGGCAACGGGCGCCCCATGTCGGAGCTCGCAGCCGCGATCGTGGTCCCGGGTGCGACGTTGACGAAGATCGTCGACAGGCTCGTCGACGCCGCTCTCGTGTATCGCTTGGTCGACGACCGAGACCGGCGTCGTGTGTTGGCGTTCATCTCCGACAAGGGCCGCGAGGTTCACCACGACGTCGCGGCGAAGGTGGAGGCCATCGAGGTGGACGTCGTCACCCGTCTCGGCCGGGACGGTCCCCTCCTGCTCGATCTGCTCGCCTCGCTTGCGCAGGGCCCGGTCACCGAGGACTCGCGGGGCTGATCGTGTGACGCCGGGCCGGTTGCCCGTCCCGCCGGCGACGGTCCGCGAGGGCTGCCCGGGGGCGAGCTGCGGGGACGGTAGAGGCCGGGAGCCTGCGGAGCTCGACGAGCGCTGGCTCTAATTACTTCCGTTTGGTATCGTCTCTAACGGAAGTAATTGCCTTGGTCGTTCCTGCTGCGGCCGCCGCACCTCGCCGCGCTGAGCGGTGCCCGCGCCGTCGCGACCGGTGCGCGGGTGGTAGCTGCGGCTCGGCACCGCACCCCGGGATGGGTGATGATCGACGTCTTTGTCATCGCAGACAGGCCTCTGATGAGGTCCGGTTTGCGTCACTCGTGCGCCGGCTTCTTCGACGTGGTCGGTGAGGCTGCTGCGGTCGGTGACGGCGTACGTCGCGTTCGGCTCCTCCGGCCGCAGGTGACGATCGTCGACCTGCCACGACCTGTCGTCGAACCCGAGGCCGACGATCAAGGGAACGACGAAAGAGGGGTCGACGCCGACCTCCTCGACCTCGTCGCGCAGGACACCGCGATCATCCTGCTGCTCAACTCGTTGTCGGTGGCTCCTGCACTGGCGACGAACGGTGCCATCAGCGTGGTGAGCTGTCGAGCCGATGGCGCCGAGATCCGTCGTGCCGTCCGCCATGCGGCAGCCGGGCGCGTGCACGGCTCGGTGTCCGAGGATCCGGTTCGACGCGGAGTCGAGCAGTGGACGGTCCCGAGGTTGACGGTGAAGGAATCGGAGGTCCTTCCGCTGGTCACGCTCGGCCTGACCAACCGCGAGATCGCCGAGCGTCTGTCCGTCAGTCAGACGACGGTCAAGTTCCACATCGCCAACCTCATCCACAAGTACGGGGCGAACCGACGGACGGAACTCGCGTACCTCGCTGCCTGGCACGGTGCGCCTGAGCTGAAAGCGAGTCCGGGCTGACGCCGACTCGTCCGTCGTGGCTCTCGGACGTGCGGATCGGGTCGTGGCTGCAGTGGTCCGGAGTTGACACCAGATCGATCAACCGGTCACTCGCGACCAGCACCGTGTTGCCCAGGTCGAGCGCGATGTTGCCGGCCAGGAAGTGGGAGCGATGCACCCTGGCCTCAGGTCGTGGAATCGAGGACTTGACATCCATGACTAACTGGCAATACTAGATCTAGCCGGTTAGTTTCGGCGACTGGAGCCCGGGAGGCAGCGACATGGCACTTCGTACCGGACACATCGGACTGAACGTCACAGATCTGGAGCGGTCGAGCAGGTTCTACGAGGCGACGTTCGGGCTCGATGTCCTCGGCCGGTCCACCGAGCACGGACGGCGGTTCGCCTTCCTCGGCAATCCGGACGTGACCTCCGAGCGCTTCCTCGACAAGCTGGCCATCACCCTCTGGGAACAGAGCACCGGGAGCTTCTCCGGCCAGAACCCCGGACTGCACCATCTGGCTTTCCATGTCGACTCGGCCGAGGAGGTTCTGCGGATCCGCGACCAGGTGCGCGCTCAGGGGGTCGAGTTGCTGTACGATGGCGAGATCGTTCCGCACAGCAGTGATTTTGATTCAGGTGGCTTCTTCTTCCTCGATCCTGACGGGCTGCGGCTGGAAATCTGCGCTCCCGCGGGTATCGCGAAGGAACACGCGGTGGCCGGCGAAGCGCCATCCTGTGGATTCTTCGAGTAGATCCGTTTCCTGGAGCCAGGGTTGACATCCCGAGACGGCCTTCACGAGGGCGAGCTGCAGGTGCAGCACAAGGCCGGTCTGACGGCTGAAGCGGCACGCCTCGTCGGAATACTGCACAACGCGAACATCAGTGACGGGATGCGCAGGTTCCTCGCCGACCAAGATTTCGCGGTCATCACGTCTCGTGCTGCCGACGGCAGGCTGTGGACATCGCCCCTCTACGGGGTGCCAGGATTCTGCGCCGCCGACGGCGCCGCGCTGAGGGTGGCCGGCCGCCCGCGACCGGGCGACCCTCTGCATGGCCTGCAGCGTGGGAGCCTGGCCGGGATGCTGGTACTGGACTTCCAGCGCCGCAGGCGACTGCGGGTGAACGGCCTCGTGGGCGACGTCGGCGGAACCGGATTCGAACTCGCTGCCGACCAGACGTTCGGTAACTGTCCGCAGTACATTCAGCAGCAGGTCGTCGAACCGGTCGGAGAATCGGGGAATCGCTTCTCGGTCACGCACCACACACGGCTCGAGGCCGAGCATGCGGCCCAGGTGAAGCGCGCAGACACCTTCTTCCTGGGCACGGCGCATCCGACACACGGCATCGACGCGTCGCATCGTGGTGGTAGCCCGGGGTTCGTCCGCGTGGAGGCCGATGAACTATGGTGGCCGGACTATCCCGGCAACAATCTCTTCAACAGCATGGGGAACATCGCCGTGAACCCCGAGGCGTCCCTGCTGTTCATCGATTTCCACGAGGGAACGAGTCTTCAGTTCTCCGGGGAGGCGTACCTCGACTGGCATCCACCTGGTGTGCCGGGTGACGACTCCGGGACTGGGCGCCGAGTCCGCTTCCTCCCGCTGGAGGTCGTCCGTACCGTGGGAATTCCGTTCCGCTCGGTGTCGCACGAGGGCTACTCCCGGAACCCGGCGATCACGTAGTGTCGGTTTCCCGGTCCGATGGATCTCCGTGCGATTGCCGGTGAACCAGCCTCGCGTGAGTCGCCACACCGGCCCAGGCCACTGCGGCCACGACGAGGAAGCCCTGGAAGACGCCGGTGAAACCGACGCGAGAGGCCAGTTCCGCTGACGTCACCGGCGCAAGGAGACCTGCGACGCCCCATCCGGTGAACACGAGCCCGTACATCGTGCCGAACTGATGGCCGGGCACGGCATCGGAGGTCGCCGCCGGTGCCAGTGTGGACAGTGCACCGTACTGGGTCCCCAGGAGGAGAAGGGCGGTCAGCGCGAGGAATCCGGTCGTACCGATCGCCAGGGGCAGACACGCGAGGATGAGCAGCACGGAGTTGGCGTGGAGTGCTGCAATTCGCCCGACCCGATCAGACAGTGGGCCGGCCAGGAGCCGGCCGACGAAGTTCCCGACGTTCAGCAGCATGAGCGCGAGCGTGCCGGTGGACGGTGCACCGGCCAGCGACCCGGCTTGTGCGAAGGCGGCCAGGGCAGGCGCGCTACCGAGCCCGAACGCCACCCACAGTGCGACGAGCGGACCCCGCGGGTGAACGCGAACGGGCGTCCCCCCGCTTGCACGGCGGTGCCGCGCCGGCCGCGTGTCGGCGGTGCGCCCCGGAACGAGGACTGCCGCAACGGACAGGATGCCGGCGACGGACACCGCGAGCAGGACGAGTGTCCAGCTTCGCCCGACAGCTCGGAGCGACACGGCCGTCACCG
It contains:
- a CDS encoding MFS transporter, with protein sequence MLLDLAVSPLFVWDVFTPTLRHETAAGQAQLATVFSVGLLVFMVGVIVGGRLADSVPPRSLALISAAGCSAGLLGSAAASSVGALIGTFGVLLGGATGLGYATAVRVAGTVGSGRGLALSLVVSAYAVGTAVLAPVTAVSLRAVGRSWTLVLLAVSVAGILSVAAVLVPGRTADTRPARHRRASGGTPVRVHPRGPLVALWVAFGLGSAPALAAFAQAGSLAGAPSTGTLALMLLNVGNFVGRLLAGPLSDRVGRIAALHANSVLLILACLPLAIGTTGFLALTALLLLGTQYGALSTLAPAATSDAVPGHQFGTMYGLVFTGWGVAGLLAPVTSAELASRVGFTGVFQGFLVVAAVAWAGVATHARLVHRQSHGDPSDRETDTT
- a CDS encoding pyridoxamine 5'-phosphate oxidase family protein; its protein translation is MQHKAGLTAEAARLVGILHNANISDGMRRFLADQDFAVITSRAADGRLWTSPLYGVPGFCAADGAALRVAGRPRPGDPLHGLQRGSLAGMLVLDFQRRRRLRVNGLVGDVGGTGFELAADQTFGNCPQYIQQQVVEPVGESGNRFSVTHHTRLEAEHAAQVKRADTFFLGTAHPTHGIDASHRGGSPGFVRVEADELWWPDYPGNNLFNSMGNIAVNPEASLLFIDFHEGTSLQFSGEAYLDWHPPGVPGDDSGTGRRVRFLPLEVVRTVGIPFRSVSHEGYSRNPAIT